GGCGATATCGATGGTCTTCCCCAGCGCCGTCCGGTGGTCCAGCAGGTAAAAGCGGACCGTCTGTCTGAACCCCGCTTCGCCCGGTGCGTCGTCCATACCCCGCGTTGTACCGGGGTCGTTACAAAACTGGCCGTCTATCGACTCTCGCGTTGCTCGACCTTGTTCAGGTATCGAACTGATGTAACAGGTTGCGAATTAATTTCCGGTATCCGTTGAACTGGTCGTCGGTAAACTCACTCTATCAAATCGCTCGGACGGGCGGCACCGTTATCGAGGAGTTCTCCGTCGAAGGTCGCCAACGTAGTGTCGATGTCTTCCGCCAGGGCGAGAAGGACGCAATCAAGGGTGTAGAGGAGATTCTCCTGTTGGTGACTGTACGCCGATATCTGGTCACTGATCTCCGGCGCGTAGATGTCGACTTCGGTATAGATGTCGGAAATCACCGCTTCGACCCGCTCTTGCTCTACCTGCTTTTTCTTCGTCATCACTGACCGAATCTCCATCAGATTCAGAATAGACGTGCAGAAATCG
This Halorientalis sp. IM1011 DNA region includes the following protein-coding sequences:
- a CDS encoding PIN domain-containing protein, translated to MTSPTTRLPDSGTCYRADWLMSRSIQSRRCGTYESVDEGIRRYELFLASLTDEPARGDVATEFLNQNHDFCTSILNLMEIRSVMTKKKQVEQERVEAVISDIYTEVDIYAPEISDQISAYSHQQENLLYTLDCVLLALAEDIDTTLATFDGELLDNGAARPSDLIE